The genomic interval CCGGGGGGCTTATGGAAACGTTGATCGACGAGGAGATAGCGCACATCGCGCGGGTGATGAGGCCGTCGCTGGTTGGCGGCCCTTTCGGTCCTATACTGCCTGCGCAATACTGGCGCTGGCGACTACACGGGCTCCTGGACGCACCGCACCTGACGCGAATCCAGCTTTGCGCGCTCGACAGCCTGTTGCTGCAGCTGGGTGCATTTGAAGTCAGCTTCAAGAGCCGGCCGTCAGTAACGGGTGAACCGCCATCGGGGCGATTCCGCGCCAGAAGCACCTCCATGTAATCATCAACCGCACCTGAAGTTAGCGAGGATCTGAGTTATCTCCAGGACCAGCGGACCATCCGAACGTGCTTTCAGCGCCCCGCTGTATGCGCTGAACCCCGCATCAGAAAACGGATCTCGCCGTTGCGGAATTATCGGCAGGGCGAGAAAACCCTGCAAACTGATTTTAACGGCCCAGTTCGACCCTCTCCGGCCATACGCGACTGCGCCAACAAGACGACCGCTGCCATGGGACAGCCGCCATCCGTGCTGTCATGTCGGCTGCCTTGTACCCGGCCGAAGTGCGTGTGGCGCGCAAGTCAGGCCCCAGCCGTCTGGTCCAGCAGGATCTCCGCGCACCGATGCCGCAGTGGATTGATCTGTGTCAGTTCTTCCCGGGTTGCAACCAGTAGTATTTCAATTGCACTGATCGTGCTGGGTGCTGTCGACCGCGCCATAAGGAATGCATGTGCGCTTTGGTCCAGACGGTCTATTGTGTACCTGATCCATTTCAATGGAGCACGCCATGGCCGACCCGCTTGCCGTATGGCACACCGAGCACATTAATTTCGCCCGACTACTCGACATTCTGGAAGAACAGGTAGCTGAGCTCCGCCGGGGTGAGAGCCCAAATTACACTCTCATGGGCGATATCCTTTACTACATGCGGAATTTTTCCGATCGTGTTCATCATCCGCGGGAAGATGTTGCGTACGCGCGGCTTGCAAAAGAGGATCCCGGGACTCAAATTGTGGTGAACCGCCTTCTGCAGGAGCATCGCGTGATCGCCACGGCCGGCGACGAACTCCTGATTCGCATCAATGAAGCCGCGGGAGATGTTGTAATCCCGCGCGCGGCTCTGGAGGCGGCCACGGCGACGTATCTTGTGTACTATCGTCACCACCTTTCCACTGAGGAGCGAGACGTGATGCCTCGTGCTGCGCAGGTGCTGACAGAACACGACTGGGCTGCAGTCGATGCGGCCGTACCGGCTAGCCCCGATCCGCTTTTCGGAGACAATGTACTAGAGCGCTTCGAGGCGCTTCGCAGGCAGATCGCTTTAGACGCGCAGGTGTCAAAGGATTTGAGCCAACCACCAGACACCCATTGATTGACGCCGGCTAAGGGTACTGTTCACACGCATCAGCGATGCAACAGCACCGGGCTCACCCATCCGTGGAACAATGTTTTGGTGCAGGTCGTCGACTTACTTGGAAGAGAGTATCAGGTCCGCTGTCAGGGCGTAACGACGCTCGAATGTCCGCAAGCGGGTTTGGGTGAACGACCCGAGCTGGCCGCGAGGCGCCGCACGTCCCTGCTCTTACTCCAACCGAATGGCAGGCTATGCAGCGACACGTGTCGCACGGGCGGGAAGATGGTAACGGGGCGGGGCCGCCAGCGTACTCTAAACGGCGTTAAACCTGGCTAACCGAGCCGTGTGAAAAGGGGTATCGTGAAGAAATTATCGAACGCTAGGCTCATCCGCGCCGCGCCTGAGCGTGTAACGTCTCCCTAGTCAGGCGGTCTTGCCATGATCCTGTATCACACCGAGCCCGATTCCCCTGTCATCGAAATTTCCGTCGCAGGCAAAATCACCGACCACGATCTGCGCGAAGCCATTGAGCGCATGCGGGGTGATCTCGAACTGAACGGCAAGACCCGCGTGCTCGAACGCATCGAGCATTTCACCGGCATCGAGCCGAAGGCGCTGTGGACCGATATAACGCTCGGCGTTTCCGTGGCCCGCAAGGTCACGCGCGCCGCCGTGGTGGCCGATGCGGGCTGGATCCGTGCCTCGACGCATCTGGCGCGGTTCTTTACGAAGGCCGAAGTCAAGGCGTTCCACGTCAACGAGCTGGAGCAGGCGCGCGTCTGGATCAACACCTGAGGGCCGCGTGGCGAATTTCGTAGGTCTGGCTTGGCAATGTAGTTTTTGGGGGCACTCGGCGGGATTGCTGCTCAGGCGGTATGGCCGAGATTGAATGACCCTAGCCCACTTTCAATTTGGTTTCGCAGGCTGCACAGATCGTTCGGACAACTGTATATCGGTAGTCAATACGCCAGCCATCGGTGAACAGTTGCGCCAGCGAATTCAAATCTTCAGCCCACGGCAACACAGCAAAATCCAGTGCTACGTTTTCCGATAGGGCGCCAAGATACATACGGTCCAGCCAGTTGGCGTGGGCTCCGTTGGGCATTGTCAGGTTGTTGAGTCGGTCCGTAAGATGGCGCGATGAAGAAATCGAAATCGCTCTATCACGGTCACCGCTTCCCAGCCGGCGTCATCAGTGGTTCTGTCGCGATAAGGCGGTAGGGTAAAATTGGGGCATGAAAAATGTGTCCGAAGCGCCGGTGAAGAAAGAACGCATTTGCCGGAAAGCGTTGCCGCCGGGCGTCGCGAAAGTTCTGAAGCGGCTGCATTTCCCTGTGGACGTGATCCTGCTGTGCGTTCGGTGGTACGTGGCGTATTCGCTGAGTCTGCGTGATCTCGAAGAGATGATTGCGGAACACGGTATCGAGGTCGATCATTCGACCGTGCACCGATGGGTGATCACGCTGGTGCCGCTGTTCGAAAAAGCCTTCCGCAAGCACAAGCGCCCGGTGGGCAAGAGCTGGCGGATGGACGAGACGTACATCAAGGTGCGCGGCCAGTGGAAATACTTGTATCGCGCTTTGGACAAGGCCGGAGACACGGTCGACTTTTTGTTTCGGGCCCGTCGGGACAAGGTTGCTGCGCGACGATATTTCGAAAAGGCAATCGACCAGAACGGCGCGCCGGAGACTGTGACGATTGACAAAAGCGGCGCGAATCTGGCCGCTCTTCAGGCGATCAATGCCGAGCGGGAAACACCGATCAGGATTCGGCTATGCAAGTACCTGAACAACATTGTGGAGCAGGATCACCGGGCCATCAAACGTATCGTCAAACCGATGCTGGGCTTCAAGGATTTTCGGTGCGCGCGCATCATTCTGTCTGGCATCGAGGTCATGCACATGATTCGCAAAGGACAAATGCGGGCGGAAAAAGACACCCATCCATCAGCCGCCGAGCAGTTCTACTCGCTGGTTATGTAAGCAGTCCTACGATATCGATCAGAATTGTCCGTCCGCCGTTATCGCGACAGAACCTGCAATTTCGGGGACCAACGCACGGCTTAGAACACGACCATTCAGCCGCTGGACCAGTGCTTCCACCTCGACGCTCGCTGTCTCATTCTTCTGCGGTACGCTGAAGTGCCAAGCTTCAATCTCGAACCGTATGGCAGCCATTCCATTGTCGATGCCATCCTGCCAGTATCGGCGCATATCGGCATCGACGCGATCGGCGATGCTCCAATGACGAATTGTGCGCAACTGCTCAAAGACGTGCTTGAATGGTGCCAAGCCTCGCGCGAACGACTCATCGGGATTCTGTTGGTGGCGATTCCACAGCGCCAACAGTTGTGTCAGCGCTTCCTGATTGGTTCCGAGCAGGAAAAGTCGCCCTGTGTAAGGCTTATGTTGTTGATCCCTGTTTTCGGCATAGAAATCTTCGTCGGGTTCGATCTGCTCCTCGGCCCATTCGAGCAGCCAATCCAGACCAGGCACCTTGCTGACGGCATTGGCGAAGTTCTGTACCGTGCCTGCAACTTCCAGCACGAGGATCAGCTCGGGGTTCTCCATCGGCGCGGCCTGCTGCAGCCTGAGGCGTTTGGCCTCGAAGGCTTGTTGCAATACTGCGAGTTGTGGCGCTATACGCGCTCTCTGACGTCCGATTCCAGGGAAGTGAACTGGACCACTACGCCCCGTTAGCGAGTCCCGACCGGCTTCAGTCGGCACGGAGAAACAAAGAAGAGGATAGTTTTCATTCGCCATTAGTCAGCGTTGCCCGTTCTTGTTATTGGTCGATCGTGAATCGCGTCTGCCACTGTTTGAGGCGTTCAACAATGATGCGTTTAAGATTGGCGGCAGGAAGCGCCAGAACGTAGCGGCGCTGTATGTCTTCGCAGAACTGCTCCAGGTCGGAGAAGCTTGACGCCTTGAGCTTCGATGCCAAGGTCTTCGGCGTTATGCCCAGCGGGGCGTCCAGTCGCTTTTGCAGCCGCACGAACCATTCTTCTTTTTGCGCCACGGTGGGCTCCGGCAGCGCGAGGCGCAACTGGAAACGGCGCCACACGGCACGATCCAGCAGTTCAGCGTGGTTCGTGGCGGTCACCACGACTACATGGCTGGGCAGTGCATCGATCTGCAGCAGCAGAGAGCTGACCACACGCTTGATCTCGCCGGTTTCGTGCGTATCCCCTCGCTCCTTGCCAAGGGTATCGAACTCGTCGAAGAACAGCACACATTGGTGCGTGCGCACGAAGTCAAAGAGCCGCTTCAAGCGGCCGCTAGTCTCGCCAAGGAAGCTGCCGATCACCGCCTCGTAGCGCACGACGAACAACGGCACCATCAGTTCGGCGGCAAGCGCTTCAGCCAACGAAGTTTTGCCGTTACCTGGCGCGCCGGACAACAGTACTCGATGCCGCGGCTCTACTCCGTAGGAGCGCAGCAAGTCCTTCCGATGCTGCTCCTCGGCCAGCTCGCGACATGCAGTGAGTACGGTTTCATTGAGCAATAGCGAATCCAAGGTTCTCCTTGGCTCAACTTCATACAGCAGGCCACCGTGTCCGCCATCGAAAGAGCGCACAACCTCGACCGAGCGCGGGCCCGACTTGGCCGATCCCAAGTTCTCGACTAGCTTGTCGGCCAGTTGATGGTGATGCTTGGCGCGCTCTTCAGCCGCCATGGCTTCGACGGTCGTGCGCAGCAGTTGCTGGTCGCCCTGGCTTCCTGCCTTGACTAGGCTTACGAGTAGGTCTGCTCGCGACATATGCTTACCTTGCCTAATATCAGTTTCATGTGTGTACTGCGGGTCCGTCTAAGCTGCGACAGTGATCGAAGCGCGGCTGGTCTTCCTTGCAGGCCTGACGACGATCTCAACATGCTGACCGAGCGATACCAGCGCCTGCATCAGGCGTTCGAGCGAAATGTTCTGCAGCTTATAACGACGAACCAGCGATATCTTCGGTTGCGTCATCCCAGTAATTTCGGCAACTTGCATCTGGCTGAGGCCGCGTTGTTCAATCAACGCGTTCAACTTGACAGCAAGGATGGTCTTTGCCGACAGATCCCCCACATCGCTAAAGCCGAGGGTAGTTAGCACATTGTCTGTGCCGC from Paraburkholderia phytofirmans OLGA172 carries:
- a CDS encoding STAS/SEC14 domain-containing protein, producing MILYHTEPDSPVIEISVAGKITDHDLREAIERMRGDLELNGKTRVLERIEHFTGIEPKALWTDITLGVSVARKVTRAAVVADAGWIRASTHLARFFTKAEVKAFHVNELEQARVWINT
- a CDS encoding helix-turn-helix domain-containing protein, whose amino-acid sequence is MRRGETHGGTDNVLTTLGFSDVGDLSAKTILAVKLNALIEQRGLSQMQVAEITGMTQPKISLVRRYKLQNISLERLMQALVSLGQHVEIVVRPARKTSRASITVAA
- a CDS encoding AAA family ATPase, with translation MSRADLLVSLVKAGSQGDQQLLRTTVEAMAAEERAKHHHQLADKLVENLGSAKSGPRSVEVVRSFDGGHGGLLYEVEPRRTLDSLLLNETVLTACRELAEEQHRKDLLRSYGVEPRHRVLLSGAPGNGKTSLAEALAAELMVPLFVVRYEAVIGSFLGETSGRLKRLFDFVRTHQCVLFFDEFDTLGKERGDTHETGEIKRVVSSLLLQIDALPSHVVVVTATNHAELLDRAVWRRFQLRLALPEPTVAQKEEWFVRLQKRLDAPLGITPKTLASKLKASSFSDLEQFCEDIQRRYVLALPAANLKRIIVERLKQWQTRFTIDQ
- a CDS encoding hemerythrin domain-containing protein, encoding MADPLAVWHTEHINFARLLDILEEQVAELRRGESPNYTLMGDILYYMRNFSDRVHHPREDVAYARLAKEDPGTQIVVNRLLQEHRVIATAGDELLIRINEAAGDVVIPRAALEAATATYLVYYRHHLSTEERDVMPRAAQVLTEHDWAAVDAAVPASPDPLFGDNVLERFEALRRQIALDAQVSKDLSQPPDTH
- a CDS encoding IS6 family transposase, which encodes MILLCVRWYVAYSLSLRDLEEMIAEHGIEVDHSTVHRWVITLVPLFEKAFRKHKRPVGKSWRMDETYIKVRGQWKYLYRALDKAGDTVDFLFRARRDKVAARRYFEKAIDQNGAPETVTIDKSGANLAALQAINAERETPIRIRLCKYLNNIVEQDHRAIKRIVKPMLGFKDFRCARIILSGIEVMHMIRKGQMRAEKDTHPSAAEQFYSLVM